Proteins from a single region of Pongo pygmaeus isolate AG05252 chromosome 3, NHGRI_mPonPyg2-v2.0_pri, whole genome shotgun sequence:
- the OPRPN gene encoding opiorphin prepropeptide isoform X1 — MKLTFLLGLLALISCFTPSESQRFSRRPYLPGQLPPPPPYRPRWVPPSHPPPYGSRLNSPLSLPFVPGRVPPSSFSRFSQAVILSQLFPLESIRQPRLFPGYPNLHFPLRSYYVGPIRILKPPFPPIPFFLAVYLPISNPEPQINITTADTTITTNPPTTATATTSTSTKPTMMVSSSTVPISSTPEPATSTSAATPTASTENTTQILTNPPHTVLLNATVQVTTSNQTILSSPAFKSFWQKLFAIFG, encoded by the coding sequence CCCAGTGAGAGTCAAAGATTCTCCAGAAGACCATATCTACCTGGCCAGCTGCCACCACCTCCACCCTACAGGCCAAGATGGGTTCCACCAAGTCACCCACCTCCCTATGGCTCAAGACTTAATTCACCACTTTCTCTTCCCTTTGTCCCAGGGCGAGTTCCACCATCTTCTTTTTCTCGATTTAGCCAAGCAGTCATTCTATCTCAACTCTTTCCATTGGAATCTATTAGACAACCTCGACTCTTTCCGGGTTATCCAAACCTACATTTCCCACTAAGATCTTACTATGTAGGACCTATTAGGATATTAAAACCCCCATTTCCtcctattcctttttttcttgctgtttacCTTCCTATCTCTAACCCTGAGCCCCAAATAAATATCACCACCGCAGATACAACAATCACCACAAATCCCCCCACCACTGCAACAGCAACCACCAGCACTTCCACAAAACCCACAATGATGGTCAGCTCCTCAACAGTACCTATCTCTTCAACACCAGAGCCTGCCACCTCCACATCAGCAGCAACCCCCACAGCATCTACTGAAAATACTACTCAAATTCTCACCAACCCTCCTCACACAGTATTGCTCAATGCCACTGTCCAAGTTACAACTTCCAACCAAACTATATTAAGCAGCCCAGCCTTTAAAAGTTTTTGGCAAAAACTCTTTGCCATTTTTGGTTGA